CACCGGACCCATCGCACGGACGGTTCGGTCGAGGGCCACCGCGACGCCGCGCACGCCGGCGGCCGCCTTCTTGGGGCGGCCGACCTCGAGCTCCGGCTCGGTCATGAGTCCGTCGGCTCCGACAACCGCGGCGCGCGTCGCTGCCGGTGCAAGGAGAACGGCCTGGCGCGTACGGTCCGTGCGGGTGACTCGACCGGGTGCTCGCGCTGGTCCGAGGTCCCGAGCTGCCCGGCCGGGGACGCGAGGAGGTCGGTCGGACGGAGGCGTACGACGACGCACTCGCGCGCCCAGCGTGCCGAGGCCTCGTCCGCCTCGAACAGGTTGAGACGGTCGGCGGCCAGCGCCGCCGTCACGTCGTCCCAGTCCTCGTGGTCGGGCTCGATCACCTCGACGTCGGCGCGGACCTTGGCCACCTGGGCCCGGTTGGACTTCGCGCGGAGGTCGAGCACGACCTCGCGCTCGTCACGGATGCCCGGCAGAGGCTGCTCGTCGCCGCCGGCCACCACGCACACGGCATCGCCGTGCCACACGTGCCAGACCGGGTGCCAGGTGCCGCCGTAGATGATCCAGAGCAGCCCCGACTTCTTCGCGACCTCGGCCACGAACGCCCGCCGGAACAGGGCATCGAAGTCGGCGACTGGCTCCACAGGCTCCATGAGCGACAGCATAGGCCGGTCCCGGCCGTCGGGGTGGTCGTCGATCTCTGGCGTCCCACCGCAGCGCATACTGCCGAGGTGAACGTCCTGCTCGCGACCGTGGCCGTCCTCGGCGTCTCGTTGTCGGGTCCGCTGATGGCGGGGACGCAGGCGCCCGCGCTGGCGATCGCCTTCTGGCGCAACGCCCTCGCGGAGGCGGTCCTGCTGCCGGTGGCGGTGACCCGCAACCGGCGGGAGCTGCGGGCGCTGACCCGGGCCGACCTCCGTACGTGCCTCTTCGCGGGAGCGGCGCTCGCTGCACACTTCGCCACCTGGGTGACGGCGCTCAAGCTCACGTCGGTCGCGGCCGCCATCGCCCTCGTGTCGATGCAGGTCGGCTGGATCGCGCTGATCGACCGGCTCCGCGGCAAGGCGATCCCTCCGATGGTCCTCCTCGGCGTCGGACTCGCGTTCGGAGGCGTCCTCGTCATCACCGGCGTGGACCTGACCCTGTCGCGCGACGCGCTGGTCGGAGACCTGCTCGCGCTGGTCGGTGGTCTGACGGCGGCGGTCTACACGATCGCGGGGGCGCGGGCGCGGGAGTCGCTGTCCACGACCACCTACACGTTCCTCTGCTACGGGTCGTGCGCCGTGATTCTGCTGGTGGCCTGCCTGGTCGGAGGCGTACCGCTGGTCGGCTTCAGCGCCCAGGCGTGGGTCGGGATCCTCGCGGTCACCGTCACCGCCCAGCTGCTCGGGCACTCGCTGATCAACCACCTGCTCGCGGTGATGAGCCCGATGCTCGTGTCGCTCATCCTGCTGCTCGAGGTGCCGGGCGCCGCGCTGCTCGCGACCGCGATGCTGGGCCAGGCGCCCGGAGCCGGGGTGTACGCCGGTCTCGCCCTGATCATGGCGGGCCTGGCAGTTGTCGTGACCCGGCGCCCGCCGCGCCCGAGCGAGGTGCCCGACTCCGACTGAGGCGGGGGTGAGAAGCGGGTCACACTCACACCGCTGTTACTAGTCGTTAACACTACTCGTAGGTACAGTCAGGCCTGATCCGATCCCCGTAGCACCGAGGTGACCCGTGTCTGAAGAGTCTGTGCCCACCGAAGACAAGGCCCTGCGCTCGCGGCGCTCGTGCCTCGCCGTCCCCGGCTCGAACCCGCGCTTCCTGGAGAAGGCCAAGGGTCTGCCCGCCGACCAGGTCTTCCTGGACATCGAGGACGCGGTCGCACCGCTGGCCAAGCCCGACGCCCGCAAGAACATCGTCGCCGCGCTCAACGAGGGTGGCTGGGGCGACAAGGTCCGCGTGGTCCGCGTCAACGACTGGACCACGCAGTGGACGTACCGTGACGTGATCGAGGTCGTCGAGGGCGCCGGTGCCAACCTCGACTGCATCATGCTCCCGAAGGTCCAGACGGCCGAGCAGGTCGTCGCGCTCGACGTCCTCCTCACCCAGATCGAGAAGACGATGGGGTACGAGGTCGGTCGGATCGGTATCGAGGCACAGATCGAGAACGCCCTCGGCCTCACCAACGTCAACGCGATCGCGGCCGCTTCGCCGCGCGTGGAGACCATCATCTTCGGCCCCGCCGACTTCATGGCCAGCATCAACATGAAGTCGCTGGTCGTCGGCGAGCAGCCCCCCGGCTACGACGTCGGCGACGCGTACCACCACATCCTCATGAGCATCCTCATGGCGGCGCGGGCGTACGACAAGCAGGCCATCGACGGCCCGTACCTCCAGATCCGCGACACCGACGGCTACCGGCGCGTCGCCTCGCGCTCGGCCGCCCTCGGCTTCGACGGCAAGTGGGTCCTGCACCCCGGCCAGGTCGACGTGGCCAACGAGGTCTTCAGCCCCCGCCAGGAGGACTACGACCACGCCGAGAACATCCTCGACGCGTACGACTGGTTCACCTCGGAGGCCGGCGGCAAGAAGGGCTCGGCGATGCTCGGCGACGAGATGATCGACGAGGCCTCGCGCAAGATGGCGCTCGTGATCTCGGCCAAGGGACGCGCTGCCGGCATGCAGCGCAGCTCGACGTGGCAGCCGCCGACCGACTGACGGTCGGCCGACCTCCCCAGCACCGGACCTGATCACAGAGAAGAGAGCACTATGGGCCGCCTGGTCACCACCGATGGTCTGACCGACATCCAGGAGGAGATCCTCAAGACCGTCCGCGAGTTCGTGGACAAGGAGATCATCCCGGTCGCCACCGAGCTCGAGCACAAGGACGAGTACCCGCAGGCGATCGTCGACGGCCTCGAGGAGCTCGGCCTGTTCGGGCTGACGATCCCCGAGGAGTACGGCGGCCTCGGCGAGTCGCTGCTGACGTACGCGCTCGTGGTCGAGGAGATCGCGCGCGGGTGGATGAGCGTCTCCGGCGTCATCAACACGCACTTCATCGTGGCCTACATGCTGATGCAGCACGGTACGGAGGAGCAGAAGCAGAAGTACCTCCCGCGGATGGCGACCGGAGAGGTGCGCGGCGCCTTCTCGATGTCGGAGCCGTCGCTCGGGTCGGACGTGGCAGCGGTCGCGACGAAGGCGACCCGGCAGGACGACGGGTCGTACTCGATCACCGGCCAGAAGATGTGGCTGACCAACGGCGGATCGTCCAACCTGGTCGCGGTGCTCACCAAGACCGACGAGGGTGCCGACTCGGTCTACCGCAACATGACGACCTTCCTGATCGAGAAGGAGCCCGGTTTCGGCGAGACGGCCCAGGGCATCACCGTCCCGGGCAAGATCGACAAGATGGGCTACAAGGGCATCGACACGACCGAGATGATCCTGGACAAGCACCAGATCTCGGCCGAGCAGGTCCTCGGTGGCGAGCCGGGCAAGGGCTTCTACCAGATGATGGACGGCGTCGAGGTCGGCCGCGTCAACGTCGGTGCCCGTGCCGTCGGCATCGCGAACCGTGCCTTCGAGCTCGGCATCGCGTACGCCCAGCAGCGCGAGACGTTCGGCAAGCCGATCGCGCAGCACCAGGCGATCCTGTTCCGGCTCGCCGAGATGGGCACGAAGGTCGAGACCGCGCACGCGATGGTCGTGCGGGCGGCGCGCAAGAAGGACGCCGGCGAGCGCAACGACGTCGAGGCCGGCATGGCCAAGATGGTCGCCTCGGAGTACTGCAACGAGGTCGTCGAGGCGTCGTTCCGCATCCACGGCGGCTACGGCTACTCCAAGGAGTACGAGATCGAGCGCCTCTACCGCGAGGCGGCGTTCATGCTCATCGGCGAGGGCACGAGCGACATCCAGAAGATGATCATCGGCCGGAGCCTGCTGAAGGACTACAAGCTCCGCTGAGTCCGTTCGCCACGCTCCCCACGTTTGGGGTGTCAACACCGCATCGCCAGGGATCGCACCTCGAATTCGAGGTGCGATCCCTGCGTTTGGGGTGGGAACGCCTCAAACGGAGAGCGGGCGTGCGGCCCTGTGGATGCCGTACGACGGGTGTCGGCGCGGATGCGTACGGTGGAGGCCATGCCCTCCGCCCCAGCATCCGTGCTACCCCCGTCCCGTGCCGCCGCCGCCGATCGTGTCATCGGAGCCCTCGCCGGTCCGGAGGCGTCGCTGCGCTCCGACCAGGTCACTGCGGTCGCGGCGCTGTCGGAGCCGAAAGCCCGGGTCCTGGTCGTGCAGGCGACCGGATGGGGCAAGTCGGCGGTCTACTGGGCCGCGACCGCGATCCGGCGCGACGAGGGCCACGGCACGACCCTCGTGGTCTCGCCGCTGCTGTCGCTGATGCGCGACCAGGTCGCAGCGGCTGCTCGCGCGGGGCTCCGTGCCGAGACCCTCAACTCGTCCAACATCGAGGAGTGGTCCCGGATCGAGAGCGCGCTGCGCGCCGGCGAGGTGGACGTGCTGCTCGTGTCGCCGGAGCGTCTCGCCAACCCGGGCTTCGGGCGGCGGGTCCTCGACTCGCTGGCGGGCCGCATCGGTCTGCTGGTCGTCGACGAGGCGCACGCGGTGTCCGACTGGGGCCACGACTTCCGCCCCGACTACCGTCGCGTCTCCGACGTGCTGCAGCAGCTCAACCCTGACACTCCGGTGCTCGCCACCACGGCGACGGCGAACGCGCGCGTGACCGACGACGTGGCGCGCCAGCTCGGCGACGAGACCCTGGTGCTGCGGGGGCCCCTCGCGCGCTCGAGCCTCGAGCTGTCGGTGGTCGACCGGTTGTCGCCGCTCGAGCGCTACGCCTGGGTGGTCGACCACCTGCCGACCCTTCCCGGGTCCGGCATCGTCTACGCGCTCACGGTGGCCGACGCGCACCGGCTGACCTCCGCCATCCAGGCGGTCCACGGTGCGTCGGTGCCGGTCGCCGCCTACACCGGCCAGCTCGAGGCTGCCGAGCGCGAACGCCTCGAGGACGCGCTGCGCGACAACAAGGTGAAGGCGCTGGTCGCGACGTCGGCGCTGGGGATGGGCTACGACAAGCCCGACCTCGGCTTCGTCGTCCACGTCGGCGCTCCGCCGTCACCCGTCTCCTACTACCAGCAGGTCGGACGTGCCGGGCGCGCGATCGACCACGCCCACGCGGTGCTGCTCCCGTCCGGCGCCGACGACGGCATCTGGGACTACTTCGCGACCGCGACGATCCCGCAGCCCGCGCAGGTCGAGCGGATGCTCACGGCGATGGAGGGCGCGACCTTCGAGACGCCGGCGACGGTCGTCAGCCTGGAGGCCGAGACGGGGCTGCGGCGCGGTCGCGTCGAGCTGATGCTCAAGCAGCTCGCCGTCGACGGCGTCACCGAGCGGGTCGAGCGGGGCTGGATCCGCACGGGCACACCGTGGACGTACGACGCGGCGCACTACGAAGGCGTCGTGGCCGTCCGGCGCCGCGAAGCCGACATCATGCGCGCCTACACGCGTGGTGAGCGGTGCCTCATGCAGCTGCTCCAGGAGTCGCTCGACGACCCCGAGGCTGCACCGTGCGGCCGGTGCTCGGTGTGCCGCGGCGCGTTGCCCGACGGGCTGGCCGCCGCTCCCGCACCCGAGACCGTACGCGCGGTGGCGAGCGTCCTGCGCGGCGAGGACCACCTGCTGGAGCCGCGCAAGATGTGGCCCGGGGGAGCCTTCGGCACGCGCGGCCGCATCCCGCCCGACCGCGCCGTCGAGCCTGGCCGGGCGATCGTGCATGCCGACGCCCCCGAGTGGCGCGAGGCCGTGCAGACGATGTTCGCCGCCGACGGTCCCGCCCCGCAGGAGGTGCTGGACGCGTCCGTCCAGGTGCTCGCGCGATGGAAGACAGAGTGGCGGAGCCGCCCCGAGGTGGCGATCGCGCTGCCCGCCGCGGGGTTCACCCGACTCGTCGACAGCGTCGCCGGCCACCTTGCCGGAGTCGGGCGGCTCGACCGGGCAGACCTCGAGCTCGCGCCCCGCAGCGGAGGCGACGTACGCGACCTGACGTCAGCAGACGAGGCCGCGCTCTGGCGCGACACCGTGACCGTGCCGCCCCAGACGCAGTCGGCCGTCGACGCCCGCACGGTGCTGCTCGTGGTCGACGCCACGTCCTCGCTGTGGCCGTTCACCATCGTGGGCGCGGCGCTTCGCGCGGCGGGGGCCTCAGCGGTGCTGCCGTTCCTGCTCCACCGCCGCGTGTGACGGCGCCGGCGCACGCAAGCGCCGCGACTCCCGTCAGCGCACGTGGGCGCGGTCCCACGCGGTCACGAAGTCGTACATCGCCTGCGTGAGGCCGTGGTCGTGCGGTGACGACGGTCGCCACCACACCTCGAGCATCACCCACGCCTCTGCCGACGAACCCCCGTTGCGCTCCTTGCGCCCGGACTTGCGCCGTACCGTCGTCGCGCCGTAGACGAGTCCCACCGGCAGCACCAGGGCGTGCGTCGCGTCCTCGACCGGGACCGAGGCCGGGAGGATCCAGCCCGCGGTGACCGGATTGCGCGAGGTCGTATACGTGAGCAGCCGACCCTGCGTGGTCTGGACCCGGTTGTAGACGTCGTCGGTCGGGATGTGGCGGTACTCGCAGGCGGCGATGAACGCCTGGACGTTCTCCCGTGCCTGGCTCTCCATGCCGGGAGGCTACGTGCAGCGTGTTACATCCGCGTCACACGAACGGACGCGGTGAGTGTGGTCCCACCGATCCGGCTGCCGGTGGGACCACACTCACCGCACGGGGCGCGGGGGAGCCGTACGGATCAGGTCGCCGGGTTCAGCACCCAGTCCTTCACCTCCGGCATGTCCTCGAGGTGCTCCCGCACGTAGCGGTGGTGCTTCTCGAGCATCTGCCGGCAGTGCTCCCGCAGCTCCTGCGCGTTGGCCGGAGACGCCTTCGTGTTGTTGAGGACGTCCTCGACGAGCTGGTAGCGCGACATCTGGTTGAGCACCGTCATGTCGAAGGGAGTCGTCGTCGTCCCCTGCTCGATGAACCCGCGGACGTGGAACCGGTCCGCGGTGGGGCGCCCGTGCACGAGCTTGTGGATCGCGCCGTGGTAGCCGTGGAATGCGAACAGCACGTCGACGTCGTCGGTGAACAGACCCGCGAAGTCGGAGGCGGACATCCCGTGCGGGTGATCCTTCTGACGCGGCAGCGTCATCAGGTCGACGACGTTGACGACCCGGAACGTGAGGTCCGGCACCCACTCCTTGAGCAGCTGGGCGGCCGCGACGGTCTCGGCGGTCGGGACGTCACCGGCGCACGCCAGCACGATGTCGGGCGACTTGTCGCCGTCCTCGTTGCCGGCCCAGTCCCAGATGCCGGCACCCTTGGCGCAGTGCTCGGCCGCCTCGTCGATCGACAGGTACTGCAGGTGAGGCTGCTTGTCGATGGCGATCAGGTTCACGTACGACCGCGACCGGAAGCAGTGGTCGGCGACCGAGAGCAGGCAGTTGGCGTCCGGCGGCAGGTAGACGCGGGACACGGCGCCGCGCATGTTGAGCACGACGTTGATCAGGCCCGGCCCCTGGTGGGAGAACCCGTTGTGGTCGTTGCGCCAGGTCGTCGACGTCAGGAGGATGTTGAGGCTCGGGATCTTGGCCCGCCACGAGAGGTGGTTCGCCTCCTCGAGCCACTTCGCGTGCTGCACGGTCATCGACGCGCTCACCATCGCGAACGACTCGTACGTCGCGAAGAGCCCGTGCCGGCCCGTGAGGTTGTAGCCCTCGAGCCAGCCCTGGCAGTTGTGCTCGCTCAGGACCTCCATCACGCGTCCGTCGCGCGAGAGCTTCACGTCGTCGGAGGTCACCCGTTCCATGAACGCGCGATCGCTCACCTCGAACACGGCACCGAGCCGGTTCGAGTTGGTCTCGTCCGGGCAGAACAGCCGGAAGTTGTCCGGGTTGTCGCGGTAGAGGTCGGCCATCATCGCGCCGAGGACGCGCGTGTTCTCGAAGCGCTCGGCGGCGGGATGGAGGACCTCGATCGCGTAGTCGCGGAACGGGCGCAGGGTGAGGTCCTTCGTGAGCACACCGCCGTTGGCTGCGGGGTTCGCACTCATCCGCAGGTCGCCCTGAGGGTTGTTCGCCTCGATCTCGGCGCTGGGCCTCCCGCCGGGAAAGAGCTCCGCGGGGCCGTACGACTTCATCCACGCCTCGAGGAGCGCCAGGTGCTCGGGGTTCTCGCGGACGCCCGACAGCGGCACCTGGTGTGCACGCCAGGTGCCCTCGATCGTCACGCCGTCGACCTCGTGCGGGCCGGTCCAGCCCTTGGGTGTGCGCAGGACGATCATCGGCCACCGAGGCATCTCGCCGTCCCAGTCCCCGCCGCGCGCCGCGTCCTGGATGGCCTTGATCTTGCCGTACGCCTCGGCGAGCACCGCCGCGAACCGGTGATGCATGCCGGGCAGGTCGTCGCCCTCGACCTCGAGCACCTCGTAGCCGTGTCCCGTGAAGATGTCGCGAACGTCTTCGCGGCGTTTGCGACCCAGCACGGTCGGGCTCGCGATCTTGCCGTCGTTGAGGTGGAGGATCGGGAGCACAGCGCCGTCGCGTGCCGGATTGACGAACGAGATGCCCTTCCAGGAGCCCTCGAGCGGTCCGGTCTCGGCCTCGCCGTCGCCCACCACGGCCACGGTCAGGAGATCCGGGTTGTCGAAGACCGACCCGAACGCGTGGATCAGGACGTACCCGAGCTCGCCGCCCTCGTGGATCGAGCCGGGAGTCGTCACCGACACGTGGCTCGGGATCCCGCCGGGCGTGGAGAACTGCCGGCAGAGCCGGGTCAACCCGTCGGAGTCGAGGGAGACCTCCGGGTAGATCTCGGAGTAGGTGCCCTCGAGGTAGCCGGCCGCGACGAGGGCGGGGCCGCCGTGGCCCGGCCCCGACAGGTAGATCGCCGACTGCCCGGTGTGCTGGATCAGCCTGTTCAGGTGGGCGTACACGAAGGACTGTCCCGGACTCGTGCCCCAGTGGCCGAGCAGCCGCGGCTTGATGTCGTCGGCCGACAGGGGACGCTCCAGGAGCACGTTGCTCTTGAGGTAGATCTGCGCGACGGTCAGGTAGTTGTTCGCGCGCCACCAGGCGTCGAGAGCGGCCACCTCGTCGTCGGTCGGGTCGGCAAGTGCCGGTGCGGTCGTCGCGTTCATCGATTTCTCCTCAGGTCTGGGAGGGGTCGGGCGTGCGCTCGGTCTGCGGCGTCGAGGTGCCGCGGACGAGGTTGACGGTGTGGTGGGCGATCTCGGCTTCCTCGTCGGTGGGGATGACCGCCACGGGGACGCTGCCCTCGCCGATCAGGCCGCCGTCGTCGGCGACCGGCGCCGAGTTGCGGCGCGGATCGATCTCGATGCCGAGGTGTGCGAGCGGCTCGCAGACCGCGGCCCGGAAGCCGTCGTCGTGCTCACCGATGCCCCCGGTGAACACGAGGGCGTGGAGGCCGGGTACGAGCGCCAGGTAGGCGCCGACGTAGTGGCGTACCCGGTACGCGGCGAGGCGTACCGCCCGTTGCGCGGCGTCGTCGCCGCGCTGCGCACGGTCGCGGATCGCCGCCATGTCGGAGTCTCCGGTGAGGCCCAGGAGCCCGCTGCGGCGCTCGAGGAGCTCGGCCACCTCTCTGGTCGACATGCCGGCGGCGTCCTGCAGGTAGAGCACGGCGGACGCGTCGAAGTCGCCCGCACGGGTGCCCATCACGAGACCGGACAGCGGCGTGAACCCCATCGACGTGTCGACGCTGCGGCCACCCCGGACGGCGGTGATCGAAGCCCCGTTGCCCAGGTGGCACACGATCAGGTTGACGTCGTCCTCCTCGACGCCGAGCAGCGCGGCGGCGCGACCGGTGACGTACTCGACGGACGTGCCGTGGAACCCGTACCGACGCAGCCGGTGCTCGGCGGCGACGTCCTCCGGGACGGCGAAGGTGTACGCCTCCCACGGGAGCGTCGCGTGGAAGGCGGTGTCGAAGACCGCGACCTGCGGCAGGTCGGGGTCGTGCTCCTTCATCAGCCGGATGCACTCGACGGCGACGGGGTTGTGCAGGGGGGCGAGCGACGAGAGCGCGTCGATGCGGGAGAGGACTGCGTCGTCGACCACCACGGGTTCGCTGAACTCCGTACCACCGTGGACGACGCGGTGGCCCGCCCCGACCAGACCGTCGAGCCGCGCGCCGGCCTCGGTGAAGCGCTCGAACATCGCGGCGATCGCCTCGGCGTACGAGGCGCCGGGCAGCGGTCGCTCGACCGGGGACTCCCCGCTGACCTGGTACCGGAGGGCCGTCCCGTCGTGGCCGATCCGGTTGACGATCCCGCGGCCGAGGCGTGCTCCCGAGGTGGCGTCACGCAGCTCGTACTTCAACGACGACGAACCCGCGTTGATGACGAGCACCGTCTCGTCGGGCATCGATCCTCCTCGCGTGGGCGTCCCTGCCAGTCTGTCGTCGTGGGTTCTCGCGCGCACATCGAGGGACACGCGCCGACCGAGGGATGCGCCCGGCGCGTGTCGCACGCAGTCACTAGGCTGAGCGACAGCCGACGAGGAGGAATCGCATGGTGCAGCAGCAGGGCAGGACCGGGTTGACGCTGGAGTATCCGCAGCATCTCGCCGACTTCGAGAACTACGCCGATGCGCAGCGCGCGGTGGACTACCTGTCCGACCAGAAGTTCCCCGTCCAGAACATCATGATCGTGGGCACGGACCTCAAGCAGGTCGAGCGCGTGACGGGCCGTCTGACCTGGGGCAAGGCGGCCGGCTACGGCGCCGCCACGGGCGCGTGGTTCGGCGTGCTCCTGGGGCTGATCGTGGGCATCTTCGCCGAGCCGGGCCGGTGGTTCGCAGTGGTGCTGGCTGCGATGCTCTTCGGTCTCGTGTTCGGTGTCGTCTGGGGGCTGATCGGCTATGCGTTCACCGGTGGCCGCCGCGACTTCACGTCGATCTCGCAGGTCGTGGCGTCGCGCTACGAGCTGCTGGTGGAGCACAAGCACCTCGCAGAAGGCCAGCGCGTCCTCGCGGGACTGACCCGTCCGGGGACCCAGCAGCCGGCACCGCAGTCGCCCACGGCGCCGCCGCAGTCGCCGACCGCGCCGCCGGGAGCGTGACCGGCGGAGTGGTCCAGCAGGCGGCCGAAGCCCTCGAGTGGCAGGCGCGCCAGTGCGGAAGCCTCGGCTCACCCATGTACGCCGGCCTGCTCGCCGCTCTCGCCGGTGACGTCAACGCCGGTGGGCCCACTCGCGCGGTCTTCGACGAGGTGGTCGCTGACGATGCGGCCCCGCCGGCAGCACTCGGTCTGCGCCTCGTCGGCGGACTCCACCGGCTCGTGCTCGACGGCGAGGCCCCGAGCCTCGAGGAGCACTACCCGAGCGTCGGAGGCAGGTGGGACCTTGCGGCGGCCCTGCCCGCGGTTCTCGCCGTCGTCGACCAGCATCGCGACGCGCTCCGTCAGGCGCTCGACAGGGTGCCTCAGACCAACGAGGTCGGACGCTCGGCCGCGCTCGTCGGCGGGCTCCTTCGCGTCGCCGACAGGTTCGCTCTGCCGGTCCGGCTCATCGAGATCGGCGCGAGTGGGGGGCTGAACCTGCGTGCGGACCACTTCCGGTTCAGCTCGCCGCGGGGTTGGTGGGGCCCGGTGGACTCGCCCGTGGTGATGGACGGCGCCTGGGCAGGGCTCACGCCCGCGGTGGACGCCCCGCTCGAGGTGGTGGAGCGACGGGGCTTCGACCTCGCCCCGCTCGACCCGACCCGCATCGACGACCGTCGCACCCTCGAGGCGTACACGTGGCCCGACATGACAGAGCGCCTCGCGCGCCTGCGAGCGGCGTGCGAGGTCGCCGCGGAGGTCCCGGCCGTGCTGGAGCGGTGCAGCGCGGCCGACGGTCTCGACGGCGTCGAGCTCGAGCAGGGGACGGCGACCGTGCTGTGGCACTCGGTCACCTGGATGTACGTCGCGGACGACGAGCGTGAGCGGATCGACGCCCGCGTCGCCGAGCTGGCGCAGGACGCCGGCCCGGACCGTGTCCTCGCCAGGGTCACGCTCGAGCCCGACGGGCGAGCCGACGGTCCGTACCCTGTCCTGCTCACGACCTGGCCGTTCGGGGAGGCCACGGTCATCGGTCACGCTCCCGCGCACGGCCTCCCGACGACGTGGACGGGGTGACGGAGATGGCGAGCTCGTTGTGGATGGTGCGGCACGGACCCACCGAGTGGGCGGAGAACGGCCGGCACACCAGCCGTACCGACCTCCCGCTGCTGCCCGTCGGCGAGGAGCGTGCGCGCGAGCTCGCACCACGCCTGGCCGGCACCGAGTTCGCGCAGGTCCTCACGAGCCCCAGGCTGCGGGCGCGCCGTACGGCCGAGCTCGCGGGCTTCCCTGACGCCCAGGTCGAGCCCGACCTGGCGGAGTGGGACTACGGCGCGTACGAAGGGCTCACGACGCCGCAGATCCGCGAGACGGTGCCCGGCTGGACGGTCTGGAGCAACGGCGCGGAGGCCGCGGGGGGCGAGAGCGCCGACGAGATCGCGACGCGGCTCGACCGGGTCGTCGAACGCGTCCGCGCCGGAGACGGGCCCGCCCTGGTCTTCGGACACGGTCACGCGCTCCGTGCCCTCGCGGCGCGCTTTCTCGACGAACCCGTGCGTTTCGGGGCGCGTCTCGCGCTCGGGACGGCGACACTGTCGATCCTCGGGTACGAGCACGGCTCGGACCCGGTCGTCGAGCGCTGGAACGCCTGAGCACGGAGAAGGACCATGGAGTCACTGTTCTGGATCGTGC
Above is a genomic segment from Mumia sp. Pv4-285 containing:
- a CDS encoding DMT family transporter — protein: MNVLLATVAVLGVSLSGPLMAGTQAPALAIAFWRNALAEAVLLPVAVTRNRRELRALTRADLRTCLFAGAALAAHFATWVTALKLTSVAAAIALVSMQVGWIALIDRLRGKAIPPMVLLGVGLAFGGVLVITGVDLTLSRDALVGDLLALVGGLTAAVYTIAGARARESLSTTTYTFLCYGSCAVILLVACLVGGVPLVGFSAQAWVGILAVTVTAQLLGHSLINHLLAVMSPMLVSLILLLEVPGAALLATAMLGQAPGAGVYAGLALIMAGLAVVVTRRPPRPSEVPDSD
- a CDS encoding HpcH/HpaI aldolase/citrate lyase family protein; its protein translation is MSEESVPTEDKALRSRRSCLAVPGSNPRFLEKAKGLPADQVFLDIEDAVAPLAKPDARKNIVAALNEGGWGDKVRVVRVNDWTTQWTYRDVIEVVEGAGANLDCIMLPKVQTAEQVVALDVLLTQIEKTMGYEVGRIGIEAQIENALGLTNVNAIAAASPRVETIIFGPADFMASINMKSLVVGEQPPGYDVGDAYHHILMSILMAARAYDKQAIDGPYLQIRDTDGYRRVASRSAALGFDGKWVLHPGQVDVANEVFSPRQEDYDHAENILDAYDWFTSEAGGKKGSAMLGDEMIDEASRKMALVISAKGRAAGMQRSSTWQPPTD
- a CDS encoding acyl-CoA dehydrogenase family protein codes for the protein MGRLVTTDGLTDIQEEILKTVREFVDKEIIPVATELEHKDEYPQAIVDGLEELGLFGLTIPEEYGGLGESLLTYALVVEEIARGWMSVSGVINTHFIVAYMLMQHGTEEQKQKYLPRMATGEVRGAFSMSEPSLGSDVAAVATKATRQDDGSYSITGQKMWLTNGGSSNLVAVLTKTDEGADSVYRNMTTFLIEKEPGFGETAQGITVPGKIDKMGYKGIDTTEMILDKHQISAEQVLGGEPGKGFYQMMDGVEVGRVNVGARAVGIANRAFELGIAYAQQRETFGKPIAQHQAILFRLAEMGTKVETAHAMVVRAARKKDAGERNDVEAGMAKMVASEYCNEVVEASFRIHGGYGYSKEYEIERLYREAAFMLIGEGTSDIQKMIIGRSLLKDYKLR
- a CDS encoding RecQ family ATP-dependent DNA helicase, coding for MPSAPASVLPPSRAAAADRVIGALAGPEASLRSDQVTAVAALSEPKARVLVVQATGWGKSAVYWAATAIRRDEGHGTTLVVSPLLSLMRDQVAAAARAGLRAETLNSSNIEEWSRIESALRAGEVDVLLVSPERLANPGFGRRVLDSLAGRIGLLVVDEAHAVSDWGHDFRPDYRRVSDVLQQLNPDTPVLATTATANARVTDDVARQLGDETLVLRGPLARSSLELSVVDRLSPLERYAWVVDHLPTLPGSGIVYALTVADAHRLTSAIQAVHGASVPVAAYTGQLEAAERERLEDALRDNKVKALVATSALGMGYDKPDLGFVVHVGAPPSPVSYYQQVGRAGRAIDHAHAVLLPSGADDGIWDYFATATIPQPAQVERMLTAMEGATFETPATVVSLEAETGLRRGRVELMLKQLAVDGVTERVERGWIRTGTPWTYDAAHYEGVVAVRRREADIMRAYTRGERCLMQLLQESLDDPEAAPCGRCSVCRGALPDGLAAAPAPETVRAVASVLRGEDHLLEPRKMWPGGAFGTRGRIPPDRAVEPGRAIVHADAPEWREAVQTMFAADGPAPQEVLDASVQVLARWKTEWRSRPEVAIALPAAGFTRLVDSVAGHLAGVGRLDRADLELAPRSGGDVRDLTSADEAALWRDTVTVPPQTQSAVDARTVLLVVDATSSLWPFTIVGAALRAAGASAVLPFLLHRRV
- a CDS encoding phosphoketolase family protein, whose product is MNATTAPALADPTDDEVAALDAWWRANNYLTVAQIYLKSNVLLERPLSADDIKPRLLGHWGTSPGQSFVYAHLNRLIQHTGQSAIYLSGPGHGGPALVAAGYLEGTYSEIYPEVSLDSDGLTRLCRQFSTPGGIPSHVSVTTPGSIHEGGELGYVLIHAFGSVFDNPDLLTVAVVGDGEAETGPLEGSWKGISFVNPARDGAVLPILHLNDGKIASPTVLGRKRREDVRDIFTGHGYEVLEVEGDDLPGMHHRFAAVLAEAYGKIKAIQDAARGGDWDGEMPRWPMIVLRTPKGWTGPHEVDGVTIEGTWRAHQVPLSGVRENPEHLALLEAWMKSYGPAELFPGGRPSAEIEANNPQGDLRMSANPAANGGVLTKDLTLRPFRDYAIEVLHPAAERFENTRVLGAMMADLYRDNPDNFRLFCPDETNSNRLGAVFEVSDRAFMERVTSDDVKLSRDGRVMEVLSEHNCQGWLEGYNLTGRHGLFATYESFAMVSASMTVQHAKWLEEANHLSWRAKIPSLNILLTSTTWRNDHNGFSHQGPGLINVVLNMRGAVSRVYLPPDANCLLSVADHCFRSRSYVNLIAIDKQPHLQYLSIDEAAEHCAKGAGIWDWAGNEDGDKSPDIVLACAGDVPTAETVAAAQLLKEWVPDLTFRVVNVVDLMTLPRQKDHPHGMSASDFAGLFTDDVDVLFAFHGYHGAIHKLVHGRPTADRFHVRGFIEQGTTTTPFDMTVLNQMSRYQLVEDVLNNTKASPANAQELREHCRQMLEKHHRYVREHLEDMPEVKDWVLNPAT
- a CDS encoding acetate/propionate family kinase; amino-acid sequence: MPDETVLVINAGSSSLKYELRDATSGARLGRGIVNRIGHDGTALRYQVSGESPVERPLPGASYAEAIAAMFERFTEAGARLDGLVGAGHRVVHGGTEFSEPVVVDDAVLSRIDALSSLAPLHNPVAVECIRLMKEHDPDLPQVAVFDTAFHATLPWEAYTFAVPEDVAAEHRLRRYGFHGTSVEYVTGRAAALLGVEEDDVNLIVCHLGNGASITAVRGGRSVDTSMGFTPLSGLVMGTRAGDFDASAVLYLQDAAGMSTREVAELLERRSGLLGLTGDSDMAAIRDRAQRGDDAAQRAVRLAAYRVRHYVGAYLALVPGLHALVFTGGIGEHDDGFRAAVCEPLAHLGIEIDPRRNSAPVADDGGLIGEGSVPVAVIPTDEEAEIAHHTVNLVRGTSTPQTERTPDPSQT